A single window of Nicotiana tomentosiformis chromosome 1, ASM39032v3, whole genome shotgun sequence DNA harbors:
- the LOC104111186 gene encoding potassium transporter 7-like isoform X2, with product MFSKAPVNSNEDVLGALSLVLYTLILIPLVKYVLIVLWANDDGEGGTFALYSLLCRHAKVNLLPNQLPSDARISSFRLKVPSPELERSLKLKERLEASLTLKKLLLILVLAGTSMVIADGVVTPAMSVMSAVGGLKVGVSGVKQDQVVMISVAFLVILFSVQKYGTSKVGLVVGPALFIWFCSLGGIGVYNLIKYDSRVWRAFNPVHIYYYFKHNSTKAWYSLGGCLLCATGSEAMFADLCYFSVRSVQLTFMFLVLPCLLLGYLGQAAYLMENHDDTTQAFFSSVPSGAFWPVFLIANIAALIASRAMTTATFSCIKQSTALGCFPRLKIVHTSRKFMGQIYIPVMNWFLLALSLVLVCSISSIYEIGNAYAVAELGVMMMTTILVTIVMLLIWQINILIVLSFLIIFLGLELTFFSSVLWSVGDGSWIILVFAVVLFLIMYIWNYGSKLKYETEVKQKMSMDLLRELGPNLGTIRAPGIGLLYNELAKGIPAIFGHFLTTLPAVHSMIIFVCIKYVPVPVVPQNERFLFRRVCPKSYHIFRCVARYGYKDARKENHHTFEQLLIESLEKFIRREAQERSLESDGDGSDSEEEYAFSRVLVAPNGSVYSLGVPLLADFRDTGKAVMEESTSEELKPGTSSESLLSDAEQSLDKELSFIHKAKESGVVYLLGHGDIRARKDSWFIKKLIINYFYAFLRKNSRRGIANLSVPHSHLVQVGMQYMV from the exons ATGTTTAGTAAGGCCCCGGTCAATAGCAATGAAGACGTTCTTGGTGCATTATCCCTTGTTTTATATACCTTAATCCTCATTCCCTTGGTTAAATATGTCCTTATTGTTCTTTGGGCCAACGATGACGGTGAAG GTGGTACCTTTGCTTTGTACTCATTGCTTTGTAGGCATGCAAAGGTTAATCTTCTCCCCAATCAACTTCCATCAGATGCTCGCATATCAAGCTTTAGACTAAAGGTGCCATCTCCAGAACTTGAGAGATctttaaaactaaaagaaagacTAGAGGCTTCATTGACATTGAAAAAACTTCTTCTGATCTTAGTTCTCGCTGGCACTTCAATGGTGATTGCTGACGGTGTTGTTACACCTGCTATGTCAG TAATGTCTGCTGTTGGTGGCTTAAAAGTCGGAGTTTCTGGGGTTAAGCAAG ATCAAGTAGTGATGATCTCGGTGGCATTTCTTGTAATTCTCTTCAGCGTACAGAAGTATGGGACAAGTAAAGTGGGTCTTGTTGTTGGTCCTGCTTTGTTTATATGGTTTTGTTCCCTGGGTGGTATTGGTGTCTACAACCTCATTAAGTATGATTCTCGTGTTTGGAGGGCATTTAATCCTGTTCACATATACTATTATTTCAAGCACAACTCAACAAAGGCCTGGTACTCTCTTGGTGGTTGTCTTTTATGTGCAACAG GTTCAGAAGCAATGTTTGCAGATCTTTGCTATTTTTCGGTGAGGTCAGTTCAG CTTACATTTATGTTCCTTGTGCTGCCATGCCTTCTATTGGGATACCTTGGTCAAGCTGCTTACCTGATGGAGAACCATGATGATACAACACAAGCTTTCTTCTCTTCTGTGCCAA GTGGAGCTTTCTGGCCTGTCTTCTTGATTGCCAATATAGCTGCTTTGATTGCCAGTAGAGCAATGACCACAGCAACTTTTTCTTGCATTAAACAATCCACAGCTCTAGGCTGCTTCCCTCGCCTTAAGATTGTTCATACGTCTCGGAAGTTCATGGGTCAGATTTATATACCAGTCATGAACTGGTTTCTTCTGGCGTTGTCTTTGGTGTTGGTCTGCTCTATCTCAAGTATATATGAAATTGGAAATGCTTATG CCGTAGCGGAGCTTGGAGTGATGATGATGACAACAATATTGGTTACTATTGTTATGCTTCTGATATGGCAGATCAACATCTTAATTGTGCTAAGTTTTCTCATTATATTCTTGGGATTGGAGTTAACATTCTTCTCATCTGTTTTATGGAGTGTGGGAGATGGAAGTTGGATTATACTTGTCTTTGCTGTAGTCTTGTTCCTGATTATGTACATCTGGAATTATGGAAGCAAGCTGAAGTATGAAACTGAAGTCAAGCAAAAGATGTCTATGGATTTGTTGCGGGAACTGGGCCCCAACCTTGGAACTATCAGAGCTCCTGGAATTGGCTTGCTTTATAATGAACTAGCAAAGGGAATACCAGCCATATTCGGACACTTTCTCACCACTCTACCTGCTGTGCATTCCATGATCATTTTTGTTTGTATAAAATATGTTCCTGTTCCAGTTGTACCTCAGAATGAAAGGTTCCTGTTCAGGCGAGTCTGCCCCAAAAGCTACCACATATTCCGTTGTGTTGCCAG ATATGGGTACAAGGATGCTCGTAAAGAAAATCACCACACTTTTGAGCAACTGCTCATTGAAAGTCTCGAGAAGTTCATACGCAGAGAAGCTCAGGAGCGATCACTTGAAAGTGATGGCGATGGTTCGGACTCTGAAGAAGAGTATGCCTTCTCAAGGGTTCTTGTAGCTCCAAATGGAAGTGTTTATTCACTAGGTGTTCCTCTCTTAGCGGATTTTAGGGACACAGGAAAGGCAGTTATGGAAGAAAGCACTTCAGAAGAGCTGAAACCTGGGACTTCTTCTGAGTCGTTATTGTCTGATGCAGAGCAATCCCTTGACAAGGAGCTCTCGTTCATTCACAAGGCTAAAGAATCTGGTGTGGTCTATCTTCTTGGTCATGGAGATATTAGGGCAAGGAAGGATTCATGGTTCATTAAGAAGcttatcataaattatttttacgcTTTCTTGAGAAAGAATAGTAGGAGGGGAATTGCCAATTTGAGTGTACCACATTCACATTTAGTGCAAGTTGGCATGCAATATATGGTGTGA
- the LOC104111186 gene encoding potassium transporter 7-like isoform X1, with protein MMDEGLERERDQENGRLASMDSIESRWVFQDEDDSEIDSVDRDTVDGDGDSTPRNGLELDSDDEDNAEQKLIRTGPRIDSFDVEALDVPGAQKNDYEDVSAGRTILLAFQTLGVVFGDVGTSPLYTFSVMFSKAPVNSNEDVLGALSLVLYTLILIPLVKYVLIVLWANDDGEGGTFALYSLLCRHAKVNLLPNQLPSDARISSFRLKVPSPELERSLKLKERLEASLTLKKLLLILVLAGTSMVIADGVVTPAMSVMSAVGGLKVGVSGVKQDQVVMISVAFLVILFSVQKYGTSKVGLVVGPALFIWFCSLGGIGVYNLIKYDSRVWRAFNPVHIYYYFKHNSTKAWYSLGGCLLCATGSEAMFADLCYFSVRSVQLTFMFLVLPCLLLGYLGQAAYLMENHDDTTQAFFSSVPSGAFWPVFLIANIAALIASRAMTTATFSCIKQSTALGCFPRLKIVHTSRKFMGQIYIPVMNWFLLALSLVLVCSISSIYEIGNAYAVAELGVMMMTTILVTIVMLLIWQINILIVLSFLIIFLGLELTFFSSVLWSVGDGSWIILVFAVVLFLIMYIWNYGSKLKYETEVKQKMSMDLLRELGPNLGTIRAPGIGLLYNELAKGIPAIFGHFLTTLPAVHSMIIFVCIKYVPVPVVPQNERFLFRRVCPKSYHIFRCVARYGYKDARKENHHTFEQLLIESLEKFIRREAQERSLESDGDGSDSEEEYAFSRVLVAPNGSVYSLGVPLLADFRDTGKAVMEESTSEELKPGTSSESLLSDAEQSLDKELSFIHKAKESGVVYLLGHGDIRARKDSWFIKKLIINYFYAFLRKNSRRGIANLSVPHSHLVQVGMQYMV; from the exons ATGATGGACGAGGGTTTAGAGAGGGAAAGGGACCAGGAAAATGGCAGATTAGCGTCTATGGATTCGATTGAATCACGCTGGGTATTTCAGGACGAGGATGATTCGGAGATTGATAGTGTTGATCGCGATACTGTGGACGGAGATGGCGATTCGACACCGCGAAATGGCTTGGAATTGGACTCTGACGATGAGGATAATGCGGAGCAGAAGCTGATCCGTACTGGTCCTCGTATTGATTCGTTTGATGTGGAAGCTCTTGATGTTCCCGGTGCTCAAAAGAACGACTATGAG GATGTCTCAGCGGGTAGGACAATCCTGTTGGCTTTTCAGACTCTTGGAGTTGTTTTTGGCGACGTGGGAACAAGTCCCTTGTATACCTTTAGTGTGATGTTTAGTAAGGCCCCGGTCAATAGCAATGAAGACGTTCTTGGTGCATTATCCCTTGTTTTATATACCTTAATCCTCATTCCCTTGGTTAAATATGTCCTTATTGTTCTTTGGGCCAACGATGACGGTGAAG GTGGTACCTTTGCTTTGTACTCATTGCTTTGTAGGCATGCAAAGGTTAATCTTCTCCCCAATCAACTTCCATCAGATGCTCGCATATCAAGCTTTAGACTAAAGGTGCCATCTCCAGAACTTGAGAGATctttaaaactaaaagaaagacTAGAGGCTTCATTGACATTGAAAAAACTTCTTCTGATCTTAGTTCTCGCTGGCACTTCAATGGTGATTGCTGACGGTGTTGTTACACCTGCTATGTCAG TAATGTCTGCTGTTGGTGGCTTAAAAGTCGGAGTTTCTGGGGTTAAGCAAG ATCAAGTAGTGATGATCTCGGTGGCATTTCTTGTAATTCTCTTCAGCGTACAGAAGTATGGGACAAGTAAAGTGGGTCTTGTTGTTGGTCCTGCTTTGTTTATATGGTTTTGTTCCCTGGGTGGTATTGGTGTCTACAACCTCATTAAGTATGATTCTCGTGTTTGGAGGGCATTTAATCCTGTTCACATATACTATTATTTCAAGCACAACTCAACAAAGGCCTGGTACTCTCTTGGTGGTTGTCTTTTATGTGCAACAG GTTCAGAAGCAATGTTTGCAGATCTTTGCTATTTTTCGGTGAGGTCAGTTCAG CTTACATTTATGTTCCTTGTGCTGCCATGCCTTCTATTGGGATACCTTGGTCAAGCTGCTTACCTGATGGAGAACCATGATGATACAACACAAGCTTTCTTCTCTTCTGTGCCAA GTGGAGCTTTCTGGCCTGTCTTCTTGATTGCCAATATAGCTGCTTTGATTGCCAGTAGAGCAATGACCACAGCAACTTTTTCTTGCATTAAACAATCCACAGCTCTAGGCTGCTTCCCTCGCCTTAAGATTGTTCATACGTCTCGGAAGTTCATGGGTCAGATTTATATACCAGTCATGAACTGGTTTCTTCTGGCGTTGTCTTTGGTGTTGGTCTGCTCTATCTCAAGTATATATGAAATTGGAAATGCTTATG CCGTAGCGGAGCTTGGAGTGATGATGATGACAACAATATTGGTTACTATTGTTATGCTTCTGATATGGCAGATCAACATCTTAATTGTGCTAAGTTTTCTCATTATATTCTTGGGATTGGAGTTAACATTCTTCTCATCTGTTTTATGGAGTGTGGGAGATGGAAGTTGGATTATACTTGTCTTTGCTGTAGTCTTGTTCCTGATTATGTACATCTGGAATTATGGAAGCAAGCTGAAGTATGAAACTGAAGTCAAGCAAAAGATGTCTATGGATTTGTTGCGGGAACTGGGCCCCAACCTTGGAACTATCAGAGCTCCTGGAATTGGCTTGCTTTATAATGAACTAGCAAAGGGAATACCAGCCATATTCGGACACTTTCTCACCACTCTACCTGCTGTGCATTCCATGATCATTTTTGTTTGTATAAAATATGTTCCTGTTCCAGTTGTACCTCAGAATGAAAGGTTCCTGTTCAGGCGAGTCTGCCCCAAAAGCTACCACATATTCCGTTGTGTTGCCAG ATATGGGTACAAGGATGCTCGTAAAGAAAATCACCACACTTTTGAGCAACTGCTCATTGAAAGTCTCGAGAAGTTCATACGCAGAGAAGCTCAGGAGCGATCACTTGAAAGTGATGGCGATGGTTCGGACTCTGAAGAAGAGTATGCCTTCTCAAGGGTTCTTGTAGCTCCAAATGGAAGTGTTTATTCACTAGGTGTTCCTCTCTTAGCGGATTTTAGGGACACAGGAAAGGCAGTTATGGAAGAAAGCACTTCAGAAGAGCTGAAACCTGGGACTTCTTCTGAGTCGTTATTGTCTGATGCAGAGCAATCCCTTGACAAGGAGCTCTCGTTCATTCACAAGGCTAAAGAATCTGGTGTGGTCTATCTTCTTGGTCATGGAGATATTAGGGCAAGGAAGGATTCATGGTTCATTAAGAAGcttatcataaattatttttacgcTTTCTTGAGAAAGAATAGTAGGAGGGGAATTGCCAATTTGAGTGTACCACATTCACATTTAGTGCAAGTTGGCATGCAATATATGGTGTGA